A genomic window from Candidatus Brocadiaceae bacterium includes:
- a CDS encoding DUF2997 domain-containing protein has translation MKERNIEIEIARDGRVKVHVRGVKGEQCLEYVNFLADVVGPVAERRLTQEYYERDGRVRVDAEQVQHVRESNEA, from the coding sequence ATGAAAGAACGCAACATCGAAATCGAGATCGCGCGGGACGGGCGGGTGAAAGTGCACGTTCGCGGAGTCAAGGGCGAGCAGTGCCTCGAATACGTGAACTTCCTTGCGGACGTCGTGGGGCCGGTGGCGGAGCGGCGACTGACGCAGGAGTACTACGAGCGGGATGGTCGCGTGCGCGTCGATGCCGAGCAGGTCCAGCACGTCAGGGAATCGAACGAGGCATAG
- a CDS encoding DUF1257 domain-containing protein, whose amino-acid sequence MSAVCILTPTIIAGWPMISAAVAGAAAALGFSMAREGVRASVEAAAAVQAGQEEQTTVEVEVENSEVLGESLAGEQELVLVRDSVRVRISRDLRGALKVCVEGAGRGSEELREIGRQVVDKVTQMYVYNRVMTELKNKGFTVIQEGVAQDETVHIHVRRQAV is encoded by the coding sequence ATGAGCGCCGTATGCATTCTCACGCCGACGATCATAGCGGGCTGGCCGATGATCAGCGCCGCCGTGGCGGGCGCGGCCGCGGCACTGGGTTTCTCGATGGCCAGGGAGGGCGTGCGCGCGTCCGTAGAAGCCGCCGCGGCCGTGCAGGCCGGACAGGAAGAGCAGACCACCGTCGAAGTCGAGGTGGAGAATTCCGAGGTGCTCGGCGAGAGCCTCGCGGGAGAGCAGGAGCTGGTGCTCGTCAGGGACAGCGTCCGCGTGCGCATCTCGCGCGACCTTCGCGGGGCGCTGAAGGTCTGCGTGGAAGGCGCGGGCAGGGGCAGCGAGGAACTGCGGGAGATCGGCCGCCAGGTTGTCGACAAGGTGACCCAGATGTACGTCTACAACCGGGTCATGACGGAGCTGAAGAACAAGGGGTTCACCGTCATCCAGGAAGGCGTCGCCCAGGATGAGACGGTTCATATCCACGTCCGCCGGCAGGCGGTCTGA